Proteins encoded in a region of the Stieleria neptunia genome:
- the infA gene encoding translation initiation factor IF-1 — MGKKEEAFEVEGTVTQALANTRFRVQLETGNEVMAHVAGRMRKHFIRIVPGDKVRVELSPYDLTKGRITYRER, encoded by the coding sequence TTGGGAAAGAAAGAAGAAGCGTTCGAAGTCGAGGGCACTGTCACACAGGCCCTCGCCAACACCCGGTTCCGAGTCCAATTGGAAACCGGCAACGAAGTCATGGCGCACGTCGCAGGACGGATGCGCAAGCACTTCATCCGTATCGTTCCAGGCGACAAGGTCCGCGTCGAGCTGTCGCCCTATGATTTGACCAAGGGTCGCATCACCTACCGAGAACGTTAG
- a CDS encoding PIN domain-containing protein, with protein MQPKYILIDSENVGRDCSRHLVGNAFKVLVFVGAKQPNVSVETAKALQPFGKQVEYITISGSGPNALDFHIAFYIGQISQSDPSAAFRIISNDEGFDPLVRHLKSRQIDAKRIGSPTAAKSPIPANDGTLTQRFEAAIAFLKRNKASRPRKLETLRYALSNSFKKKLPDQDIERVVNQLIAKKHVTVSGAQVNYNLPGK; from the coding sequence ATGCAACCGAAGTACATTTTGATCGATTCGGAAAACGTTGGCCGTGATTGCTCACGGCACCTGGTGGGAAACGCCTTCAAAGTGCTCGTGTTCGTCGGCGCCAAACAACCGAATGTTTCGGTCGAGACGGCGAAGGCTTTGCAGCCGTTCGGCAAGCAGGTGGAATACATCACGATTTCTGGCAGCGGCCCCAACGCGCTGGATTTCCACATCGCGTTTTACATCGGTCAAATCTCGCAGTCAGACCCGTCGGCGGCGTTCCGCATCATCTCCAACGACGAGGGCTTCGATCCGCTCGTTCGACACCTCAAATCACGTCAGATCGATGCCAAACGAATCGGATCACCGACGGCGGCGAAGTCGCCCATACCCGCCAACGACGGCACGCTGACGCAACGCTTCGAGGCGGCAATCGCGTTTCTGAAACGGAACAAGGCGTCCCGGCCGCGGAAGCTTGAGACACTTCGCTACGCCCTCTCCAATTCGTTCAAGAAGAAACTGCCGGACCAAGACATCGAACGGGTCGTCAACCAACTGATCGCCAAGAAGCACGTGACCGTTTCTGGAGCGCAGGTGAACTACAACCTGCCGGGGAAGTGA
- the rpsI gene encoding 30S ribosomal protein S9: MTLVKKDKINGDALGTGRRKSSVARVRVRAGEGKITINRKPLNEYFVNDQDQAAITAALAAVELADKLDVVVRVTGGGLTGQSGAVRMGLGRALVSYDESLHDALRDGGFLTRDSRMKERKKPGLRGARRGVQFSKR; encoded by the coding sequence ATGACCCTGGTCAAAAAAGACAAGATCAACGGTGACGCTCTTGGAACCGGACGACGCAAAAGCAGCGTCGCTCGCGTCCGCGTCCGTGCCGGCGAAGGCAAGATTACGATCAACCGAAAACCGTTGAACGAGTATTTCGTCAACGACCAAGATCAAGCTGCGATCACCGCAGCCCTTGCCGCCGTCGAACTCGCGGACAAGCTGGACGTCGTCGTGCGTGTCACCGGTGGCGGTCTGACCGGTCAAAGCGGAGCGGTTCGTATGGGACTCGGTCGTGCACTCGTCAGCTACGACGAGTCGCTTCACGATGCCCTTCGGGATGGCGGGTTCCTGACGCGAGACTCTCGCATGAAGGAACGAAAGAAACCTGGTTTGCGCGGTGCCCGACGTGGCGTCCAGTTCAGCAAACGATAA
- a CDS encoding inositol monophosphatase family protein, with amino-acid sequence MPSDLVSILRTAKSAAYSGGHVLHRYWHEGVELRDKSDIGGKSYDLVSDADLESQSVIANLITEKFPDHELMGEEDLVGDTGAEHLWVIDPLDGTNNFLHHVPHFAVSIAYYRDGIPTVGVVHNPISGDTYAAVRGEGASHNGDPIGTSAATELSTALIGCGFYYDRGAMMRSTLAAIEDFFGHHIHGIRRFGTAALDLCAVANGMFGAFFEYKLSPWDFAAGQLIVTEAGGKISDAQGNPLGLEPSSVLASCPGLYDAALAITSKHHPA; translated from the coding sequence ATGCCCAGCGACCTGGTATCGATCCTCCGCACCGCCAAGTCGGCCGCCTACTCCGGCGGCCACGTCTTGCATCGCTACTGGCACGAAGGGGTCGAGCTGCGCGACAAGTCCGACATCGGCGGCAAGAGCTACGACCTGGTCAGCGATGCGGATCTGGAAAGCCAATCGGTAATCGCCAATCTGATCACCGAGAAATTCCCCGATCACGAACTGATGGGCGAGGAAGACTTGGTAGGCGATACCGGTGCCGAGCACCTCTGGGTCATCGACCCGCTCGATGGCACCAACAACTTCCTCCACCATGTCCCGCACTTCGCCGTCTCGATCGCCTACTACCGCGACGGCATTCCGACTGTTGGTGTCGTCCACAACCCCATCAGCGGCGACACCTACGCGGCGGTGAGAGGCGAGGGGGCGAGCCACAACGGCGACCCCATCGGCACATCAGCGGCGACCGAGTTGTCCACGGCCCTGATCGGCTGCGGCTTTTATTACGACCGCGGCGCGATGATGCGATCGACCCTGGCGGCGATCGAAGATTTTTTTGGCCACCACATCCACGGGATCCGCCGCTTCGGAACCGCCGCGCTGGACCTGTGTGCCGTCGCCAACGGCATGTTCGGGGCGTTCTTCGAGTACAAGCTGTCGCCCTGGGATTTCGCCGCCGGCCAACTGATCGTGACCGAAGCCGGAGGCAAAATCTCCGACGCCCAGGGAAACCCGCTGGGTCTGGAACCGTCCAGCGTGCTGGCAAGCTGCCCCGGCCTCTACGACGCCGCCCTGGCGATCACGTCGAAGCATCACCCTGCGTAA
- a CDS encoding small basic protein → MTLDRSLKVKAGAIKARNVLTRAERIAQLQRLDKFNEDEAILGMPKVRVVKVSLKKKKKVKKAEDDKK, encoded by the coding sequence ATGACGCTCGATCGCAGCCTGAAGGTAAAAGCTGGGGCGATCAAAGCGCGGAACGTGCTGACCCGAGCCGAGCGGATCGCCCAGTTGCAACGACTTGATAAATTCAACGAAGACGAAGCCATCTTGGGAATGCCCAAGGTTCGCGTGGTGAAGGTCTCGCTGAAGAAGAAAAAGAAGGTCAAGAAAGCCGAAGACGACAAGAAGTAG
- a CDS encoding acyl-CoA desaturase — protein MSTADATPKTVAEPDPTESRSTAEAVAAAETASDQVPAIDPQRLPHPEKTRPTRILWEYVAVLSFVHLVALLAFVPWLFTWSGLVIAIAGHFVFGMMGITIGYHRLLTHRGFTCPKWLEHGLAILGMCNLQDSPARWVAIHRMHHQHSDDQPDPHSPLVSFLWGHMGWVVVRNRDLDRTSHYERYVRDLLRDPFYLRLERKGGWFFVFLGHAIALTLVGALVGYFVDGGAGALKYAASYYVWGVAVRTVFVLHGTWAVNSVAHAFGYRNYETRDHSRNNWLVALFSHGEGWHNNHHAEPRSAAHGHRWWEFDMSWRVIRCMEMIGLVKDVVRPKSMTK, from the coding sequence ATGTCCACTGCCGACGCCACCCCAAAGACTGTTGCGGAACCCGACCCCACCGAGTCACGCTCGACCGCGGAGGCCGTAGCGGCTGCCGAGACGGCCAGTGATCAGGTTCCGGCGATCGATCCGCAGCGTCTTCCCCACCCCGAGAAAACGCGGCCGACGCGGATTCTGTGGGAATACGTCGCCGTGCTCTCCTTCGTCCACCTGGTTGCCTTGCTGGCCTTCGTCCCCTGGCTGTTCACCTGGTCGGGGCTGGTGATTGCGATCGCAGGCCACTTTGTGTTCGGGATGATGGGGATCACGATCGGCTACCACCGTCTGCTCACCCACCGCGGGTTCACGTGCCCGAAATGGCTGGAGCATGGCTTGGCGATTCTGGGGATGTGCAATTTGCAGGATTCGCCGGCTCGCTGGGTCGCGATCCACCGCATGCACCACCAGCACAGCGACGACCAACCCGATCCGCACTCGCCGCTGGTCAGCTTTTTATGGGGCCACATGGGCTGGGTCGTGGTCCGCAATCGAGACCTGGATCGGACGTCCCACTACGAACGCTACGTCCGCGACTTGCTGCGTGATCCGTTCTATTTGCGGCTGGAGCGAAAAGGCGGCTGGTTCTTTGTCTTCCTGGGGCACGCCATCGCGTTGACCCTGGTCGGCGCCCTGGTGGGTTATTTTGTCGACGGCGGTGCCGGGGCGCTCAAGTATGCGGCCAGCTATTACGTCTGGGGCGTCGCGGTCCGGACCGTGTTCGTGCTGCACGGCACCTGGGCGGTCAATTCGGTCGCCCACGCGTTCGGCTATCGCAACTACGAGACGCGTGACCATAGCCGCAACAATTGGCTGGTCGCGCTGTTCAGCCATGGCGAGGGCTGGCACAACAATCACCACGCCGAACCTCGATCGGCCGCCCACGGTCACCGTTGGTGGGAGTTTGATATGTCGTGGCGTGTGATTCGATGCATGGAAATGATCGGGCTGGTCAAAGACGTCGTGCGGCCCAAGTCGATGACGAAATAA
- a CDS encoding cryptochrome/DNA photolyase family protein, translating to MIASRRTRYSFALQHAVDRAEALGKPLVIFEPLRVRYRWASDRIHRFIIEGMRDNADALRDKPVTYFPYVEPKPGRGSPLLAKLAEKACTVVTDEFPCFFLPDMIDAVKDRLPVPLELVDGNGVVPMRLPGRTFTVAHSYRRWMQKNILDCLTELPEPDPLGDVSMPELDKLPASVTRKWKPADLDALLEPDGLAAIPIDHDVAPSPVVTGGSADAEKRLDRFLAERLQVYHTDRNHPDEEATTGLSPHLHFGHIATHEIVERVLDHEEWTPDQASDANGKNHDFWNTSEPAEGFLDQILTWREMGFNLAFREPDQYDKIESLPDWAKKSIAATADDERPVTYTLEQFEAAETHDELWNAAQRQLVREGVMHNYMRMLWGKKILHWTESAEQALEFMIHLNNKYGLDGRDPNSYSGIFWVLGRYDRAWGPKRPIFGSLRYMTSDSARKKLRLTKYLSRFES from the coding sequence ATGATCGCGTCGCGACGAACACGTTACAGCTTCGCGCTCCAACATGCCGTCGACCGGGCTGAAGCACTCGGTAAACCGCTGGTGATCTTCGAACCGCTCCGCGTCCGCTACCGCTGGGCCAGCGACCGCATCCATCGCTTCATCATCGAAGGCATGCGCGACAACGCCGACGCCTTGCGCGACAAACCGGTGACTTATTTCCCGTACGTCGAACCGAAACCCGGTCGCGGTTCGCCGTTGCTGGCGAAATTGGCCGAAAAAGCCTGCACGGTGGTCACCGACGAATTCCCGTGCTTCTTTCTGCCCGACATGATCGATGCGGTCAAGGATCGCTTGCCGGTGCCGCTGGAACTGGTCGACGGCAATGGCGTCGTGCCGATGCGGCTGCCCGGTCGGACGTTCACGGTCGCACACAGCTATCGACGCTGGATGCAAAAAAACATCCTCGATTGTCTGACCGAATTGCCCGAACCCGACCCGCTGGGCGACGTTTCAATGCCCGAACTGGACAAATTACCGGCGTCGGTGACGCGAAAATGGAAGCCGGCGGACTTGGACGCACTGCTCGAACCCGACGGTTTGGCGGCGATCCCGATCGACCATGACGTCGCCCCCAGTCCGGTGGTGACCGGCGGCAGTGCGGACGCCGAGAAACGCTTGGACCGCTTTCTGGCCGAACGGCTTCAGGTCTACCACACCGACCGCAATCACCCCGACGAAGAAGCCACGACCGGACTGAGCCCGCACCTGCATTTCGGCCACATCGCCACCCACGAAATCGTCGAACGGGTCTTGGATCACGAAGAATGGACGCCGGACCAGGCCTCCGATGCGAACGGCAAAAACCACGATTTTTGGAACACCAGCGAACCGGCCGAAGGGTTTTTGGACCAGATCCTGACCTGGCGTGAAATGGGCTTCAACCTGGCGTTTCGCGAGCCTGACCAATACGACAAAATCGAGTCGCTGCCCGATTGGGCCAAGAAATCGATCGCGGCAACGGCCGACGACGAGCGTCCGGTGACCTACACGCTGGAGCAATTCGAGGCGGCCGAAACCCACGACGAGCTCTGGAACGCGGCCCAGCGGCAACTCGTCCGCGAGGGCGTGATGCACAACTACATGCGAATGCTGTGGGGCAAAAAAATCCTGCACTGGACCGAGTCCGCCGAGCAGGCGCTGGAGTTCATGATCCACCTGAACAATAAATATGGACTCGATGGGCGTGACCCCAATTCGTACAGCGGCATTTTCTGGGTGTTGGGGCGATACGACCGGGCCTGGGGTCCCAAACGCCCCATCTTTGGGAGTTTGCGCTACATGACCAGCGACAGCGCTCGCAAGAAACTTCGGCTGACGAAGTACTTAAGTCGTTTCGAAAGTTGA
- a CDS encoding beta-ketoacyl-[acyl-carrier-protein] synthase family protein, producing MQRDHKDRRRVVVTGIGMVNPMGHDVDSVWAGLQAGKSGVAYTTLFDASGFPTKISAEVKDWELAEEDLPLGRPQTLGRHTKFAIGAARQAMADSGILETITDPTRFGVYLGSGEGNQDFNTFSQMMTAAIAGGEFDASKFIARGLELLDPASELEQEPNMPAAHLATLFNAQGPNMNCLTACAASSQAVGEATEMIRRGDADVMLAGGTHSMIHPFGVTGFNLLTALSESNDEPTKASRPFDRLRNGFVLGEGAAMVILEDLDRAKARGATIYGEIAGYGTTADAYRITDIPPDGHGGIAAMRMAIADAGLKPADICYVNAHGTSTTVNDKVESLACHEVFGDDAAKVPVSSTKSMMGHLIAAAGVTEMIVCLLAMRDSVLPPTINYENPDPACDLDYVPNEARPADVKYALNNSFGFGGQNVTLCLSRDV from the coding sequence ATGCAGCGTGATCACAAAGACCGCCGACGCGTCGTCGTCACCGGGATCGGCATGGTCAACCCGATGGGCCACGACGTCGATTCGGTTTGGGCCGGGCTTCAGGCGGGAAAAAGCGGGGTCGCCTACACCACCCTGTTCGACGCCAGCGGGTTTCCGACCAAGATCAGTGCCGAGGTCAAGGATTGGGAGCTGGCCGAAGAAGATCTGCCTCTCGGCCGTCCCCAGACCTTGGGACGGCACACCAAATTCGCCATCGGAGCCGCCCGGCAAGCGATGGCCGACAGCGGGATTTTGGAAACGATCACCGATCCGACCCGCTTCGGCGTCTATTTGGGCAGTGGTGAAGGGAACCAGGATTTCAACACGTTCAGCCAGATGATGACCGCGGCGATCGCCGGCGGAGAATTTGACGCGTCCAAGTTCATCGCACGCGGGCTGGAGTTGCTCGATCCGGCCAGCGAACTGGAACAGGAGCCGAACATGCCGGCGGCCCACCTGGCGACGCTGTTCAATGCCCAGGGCCCCAACATGAACTGTCTGACCGCGTGTGCGGCCAGCAGCCAAGCGGTCGGCGAAGCCACCGAAATGATCCGCCGCGGCGACGCCGACGTGATGTTGGCCGGTGGAACGCACAGCATGATCCATCCCTTCGGCGTGACGGGGTTCAACCTGCTGACCGCGCTGAGCGAAAGCAATGACGAACCCACCAAGGCCAGCCGTCCGTTCGACCGGCTCCGCAATGGTTTTGTGCTCGGCGAAGGCGCGGCGATGGTGATTTTGGAAGATCTGGATCGCGCGAAGGCTCGTGGGGCGACGATTTACGGCGAAATCGCCGGGTACGGAACCACCGCCGACGCCTACCGGATCACCGATATCCCCCCGGACGGCCACGGAGGAATCGCGGCGATGCGGATGGCGATCGCCGACGCCGGCCTGAAACCCGCCGACATCTGTTACGTCAACGCCCACGGGACCAGCACGACGGTCAACGATAAAGTCGAATCGCTGGCCTGCCACGAAGTTTTTGGCGACGACGCGGCCAAGGTTCCCGTCAGCAGCACGAAGAGCATGATGGGCCACCTGATTGCCGCCGCCGGGGTGACCGAGATGATCGTTTGCCTGTTGGCGATGCGAGATTCGGTGCTGCCGCCGACGATCAATTACGAAAACCCCGATCCCGCTTGCGATCTGGACTATGTCCCCAACGAAGCGCGCCCGGCGGACGTGAAATACGCCCTGAACAACAGCTTTGGCTTCGGTGGCCAAAACGTCACCCTGTGCCTCAGCCGCGACGTGTAA
- the rplM gene encoding 50S ribosomal protein L13, with protein MAKPGQVEKNWHVVDASDEVLGRLASDIAVVLMGKHRPQYTPHVDCGDFVIVTNADKVAMTGRKMDDRHYTWYTGYPGLKLESYADRQQRKPEDLIFHAVRRMLPKNKLARQMIKKLKIYAGPDHPHVAQDPKPLARKGKKVS; from the coding sequence ATGGCCAAACCCGGCCAAGTTGAAAAGAATTGGCACGTCGTCGACGCCTCTGACGAGGTACTCGGACGCTTGGCCAGTGACATCGCTGTCGTCCTGATGGGCAAACACCGCCCGCAGTACACCCCGCACGTTGATTGCGGCGATTTCGTGATCGTCACCAACGCGGACAAGGTCGCGATGACAGGCCGCAAGATGGACGACCGGCACTACACCTGGTACACCGGCTACCCGGGGCTGAAGCTGGAAAGCTACGCCGATCGCCAGCAACGCAAGCCGGAAGATTTGATCTTCCACGCCGTCCGCCGGATGTTGCCGAAAAATAAATTGGCCCGCCAGATGATCAAGAAACTGAAGATCTATGCCGGCCCCGATCACCCGCACGTCGCCCAGGATCCGAAGCCGCTGGCCCGGAAGGGCAAGAAAGTTAGCTAG